One genomic segment of Trypanosoma brucei brucei TREU927 chromosome 11 chr11_scaffold02 genomic scaffold, whole genome shotgun sequence includes these proteins:
- a CDS encoding variant surface glycoprotein has product MAKKIIPNKQIVLTLVLFTSIQYTIAQLTNDEAATGIGTLCDEEFYLKKIAEHLRSKIVDRNRGLQEAALTASKYEIAAAAADSPEDQCLINALAVKAKQVLKLRQKQAEEPPNALLSGLEHSKEQRGVLLAEIENSKLAVTVKAGTLHGTNSAGTTMLQLETAHSNSADCSISQPDTDRTIANKQPDPAKATQLKLTALNALDKLKKVDKLTFTVASNGCTSSGGGTKTIGQAMAGCSWANGDTVSTSYKPSQYSIATTQTTPIYKEENGKKVCAAHAKQKGAGTTRGEKIADAICEALETKAEGHTMPELSGDTLAEDAVIQEAVASCTKKFTNLVKESDIATNSDLKTYLRTAYGKGTHGFDAKFKPLIKTKTVPVREGDNIKQKAIEKLTLDDDTHAVLARLLHQRLTVIQREPTSGIQTDAKDDAKVAECDGIADKTRCNGKDGCEFKEGKCKLEEGVKSENDEKTTNATGSNSFVIKKAPLLLAVLLLYLKYSQIFWFKFMKFPVFKKYTKS; this is encoded by the coding sequence AtggcaaagaaaataattccGAACAAGCAGATCGTACTAACATTAGTGCTCTTTACTAGTATACAGTACACAATAGCACAGCTCACCAACGACGAGGCGGCGACAGGAATAGGAACACTTTGTGACGAGGAGTTTTATCTAAAGAAAATAGCAGAACACCTGCGCAGCAAGATCGTAGACAGAAACCGAGGGCTGCAGGAAGCAGCGCTAACAGCATCAAAATACGAAAtagcagcggcggcggcagACAGCCCGGAAGACCAATGTCTAATAAACGCCTTAGCCGTCAAAGCAAAACAGGTACTGAAGCTTCGGCAAAAGCAAGCGGAGGAGCCACCAAACGCGTTGCTGAGCGGACTAGAGCACTCCAAAGAGCAACGAGGTGTTTTACTCGCAGAGATCGAAAACAGTAAGTTAGCAGTCACTGTGAAGGCTGGAACCCTCCACGGCACCAACAGCGCCGGCACGACAATGCTGCAGCTGGAGACAGCCCATAGCAACTCGGCGGATTGCTCGATATCGCAGCCAGACACCGACAGAACCATAGCCAACAAGCAACCTGACCcagcaaaagcaacacaGCTCAAATTAACAGCCTTAAACGCTTTGGACAAACTCAAGAAAGTCGACAAATTAACGTTTACTGTAGCCAGCAACGGCTGCACCAGCAGCGGCGGTGGAACCAAAACAATCGGCCAGGCAATGGCCGGCTGCAGCTGGGCAAATGGGGATACGGTATCAACCAGCTACAAGCCGTCGCAATACAGCATAGCGACAACACAAACTACACCAATAtacaaggaagaaaacggCAAAAAGGTCTGCGCAGCCCATGCAAAGCAAAAGGGTGCCGGCACcacaaggggggaaaaaatagccGACGCCATCTGCGAAGCTCTGGAGACGAAGGCGGAAGGCCATACAATGCCAGAACTAAGCGGCGACACACTTGCGGAAGACGCAGTAATTCAAGAAGCAGTAGCCAGTTGCACCAAAAAATTCACGAATTTAGTCAAAGAATCCGACATTGCAACTAACAGCGATTTAAAAACATATCTCAGGACAGCGTACGGCAAAGGAACGCACGGCTTCGACGCCAAATTCAAGCCGCtgattaaaacaaaaacggtgCCGGTCCGTGAAGGCGATAATATAAAACAGAAGGCAATCGAGAAACTAACGTTAGACGACGACACGCATGCTGTACTGGCCCGGCTGCTGCACCAGCGTCTAACGGTGATACAACGGGAACCAACAAGTGGCATCCAAACAGATGCAAAAGATGATGCTAAGGTGGCTGAATGTGATGGAATAGCTGATAAAACTCGGTGCAACGGTAAGGATGGGTGCGAAttcaaagagggaaaatgtaAACTTGAAGAGGGAGTGAAATCAGAAAACGATGAAAAAACTACAAACgcaacaggaagcaattcttttgtcattaaaaaggcccctcttttgcttgcagttttgcTATTATATTTAAAGTACTCTCAAATATTTTGGtttaaatttatgaaatttcctgtttttaaaaaatatactAAAagttga